In Candidatus Poribacteria bacterium, the DNA window TCTGCCACACCAGATGTGTCCGGAGATCACCCCCTCGACTCCGGCTTAACCCACCGCGCGTCCACTCGCCCCGCCCCGGAACACTGCCCGCATCTCTGTCGAATGCTATGGACGGCGCCGTGGTCAAGACACATCACGTTCACTGATGAGATACGGCAGAAGACTGTGATCGACCTCACGTCACTGTGTCAGCGCATGGAAAGGGAACGAGACGAGGCAGTCCAGGTGAGGTCACGGCTTGGGCAGCGCCCAGACGGTATGGATCCAGAATCGTACCAGGCTCTCAGCAAGCGACAAGCAGCCGACGTAGGAAGTCGGTTTGACGAGACATGCGTTCGCATGCTCCTGATAGGCTTGTCGGATTGTGACGACATCTTCTCCGTCGGTCATAGCAACGACCGGGATCTCGCGCAGAGATGGCGTAGATTTCATCCTTCTGAGCAACGCGAGTCCGTCGCCGTTACCCACGTGCAAGTCAAGGAGCATGACGCTGACGGGAGTGGCTGCTGACGCGATTGTAGCCAGCGCTGCGGCTGGCTCGTGTGCGGTATCTATGTCGCCTGTGAAACCTGCGTCACGGAGAGCTTCACCGATGAGCACCGTGTCAGATCGGCTGTCGTCGACAAGCAGGATCCGACTTAGACGGTCCCTGAGCGATGCAATAGAAGAGCACTTGTCTGCCACGGTAACATATGCCAAGCGTTCCATTGGCGCTGCTATCTCAGCGACTTGAGGGCATTCCGTGCGGTGACGCTTCATACTTCATCTTGCATCTATGTGCTACAGGGAGCATAACTGGGAGATACGTCTCGCGTTGGACATCAGCGGCCTGTACGATGCTTACCGAAGATGGCATGGGTTGCATCGAGGTCGCTGCAATCTTGTCCGTGCATGGGTCGCCGGGCTGGTCGACAACGGTGGAGATCGGCGACCGCCGTTGATACTGAGCGCAGACGTTTCCCCGAACTTCGGAGCCGCAACGGGCGATGGACCACGCATCCTGGATGCCGCTCGAGGTCGCGTTGGGCGTGGGAACGCTCATCTCGACGGGCGTACTCGGATGGATCGTGCTCCTGCGGAACGCGCGAAGCTGGACGAATCGCCTGTTTGCCGTCCTGGCGTCTCTGATCTGCATTTACACCGTCCTGAACTTCCTGTCTCTGCATCCGTCGCTTACGGGCGGACACCAGCTTTTCTGGATCCGCGCCGTGATGTTTGCCACGTCGTTCATCTGCCCGACGCTCCTGCTGTTCGTGCACACATTCCCCGGCGCTCAAATAGACATGCCGTGGTCGATGCGAGTGCCGCTCATCGCCTTGATGACTGCCAGCGGCGCGCTATCGCTCACGCCACTCGTGTTCGTATCGCTTTCCTACGCCAACTCCGAGGCGATCCCCGTACCCGGTCCTGGCATGCCAGTCTGGGTACTCAACTCCGGGGGTCTCCTCATCATCACATTCGTGGTCCTTGGACTTCGATACCGAAGGCGTCGGGACGCCGAACGCGCTCGATACCGTCTCCTCCTCATCGGGATCGTCGCGACGTTCACCTGCATGTTCACATCGACCAACGTCGCCATCATCGCGTTCAACACGTCACGGTTTGTGTTCCTGGGACCGCCGTCGTTCGTCATGCTCGTCGTCTGCGTCACGTATGCGATCGTGCAGTATCAGTTGTTCGGCATCCGTTTGGCAGCCATCTACGCCTTGCTGGCGATGCTCTTCATACTCGCCGTGGCGAACGTCAGTGCGAACCAGTCCTATTCCGGGATGGCAATGGATTCGGTCGTATTCATCGGATGCGTCGTGACAGGAACGCTGCTGATTCGAGCATTCCACGCGGAGACGCGTCATCGATCCAGGCTCGAGCAGAGCGCACAGGAGCTTCGTCACGCCAATGAACGCTTGTCCGCCTCCAACGCCGAGTTGGAGCGCTTTACGCACGTCGCGTCGCACGACTTGCGGGAACCGCTTCGGGCGGTCATTGCCTATGGCGAGCTGTTCGAGCGACGCTACGTCAGGCTTTTGGACGAAGCCGGCATCGAGTTCTTAGGCTTTCTGGTCGGCGGCGCGCGCCGTATGGAGCGGCTTGTCGAAAGCCTGCTGACGCTGGCGCGCGTCGAAACGCGTGGTGGGACATTCGTCAATACGGATGTTGGCGAAGTGGTTCATCATGTCCGCAACGCACTGTCCGTGCAGATCGCTGAGACACAAGGCGAAATCCGCGTGGACCGACTCCCGATGATCCGAGCCGACCCCACACAGATCGCACAAGTTTTTCAGAACCTGATCGCCAACGCGCTCAAGTTTTGTGGACCCGGACCGCCTCTGGTCATCGTCTCATCGGAGCGCCTCTCGGATGCATGGCTTTTCCGCGTGCGCGACAATGGGATCGGCATCGACCCGCGTTTCCACGATCAGGTGTTCGAGACGCTCCGCCGACTCCACACGCACGAAGAATACGAAGGCACCGGCATCGGGTTGGCAGTGTGCAAGAAGATCGTGCAGCGGCACGGTGGACGGATCTGGGTCGAGTCGGAGATCGGACGCGGATCGACGTTCCTGTTCACCATCCCGGATCGAATCCCCGGCGAGCAGTGTGCGGTCGAGCCCTCAGCTCAGGCTGACCTCAATGGAGTAACCAACCAGGGCTGTTTCACGAATGTATGAGTCCTCTGAGTTGCCATGCTTGCTGGGGTTTGGCTGCGAATCGTCGAGTCGCTCGGGCGACGTTGTCGACTCCGTTGAGGCGCAGGAATCCCAGCAAACAGGCTCTTACCGTCGCCAAGACGCGGGGCGTAGCTCCGCAACGGACTTGGGATCGATCCTCGTCATAGGTGACGTCTCGGACTCGATGGTTGCGGTTCTCGATGTGCCAGTGCTGTCGGCGGAGGCGAAGCAGCACTTCGGGAGAACCGATTGTCGCGTCCAGACTCGTCAGACCTACCTCTACCTGCCGACGCGTTTGACCATGGCGCGTGGTTTCCCGCTGGAGGTGGTAGGCTTGCGTAGCATTGGGCCAATCGTAGACGTGGGCGATGTAGTCGCCGAGCTCCGGACTGACCGTGAGCCGACGCCTCTCCCAGCGTCCTCGGTTCCGCTCGATGGTCTGGGCGGATCGTCGTGTGATCGCCAGCCCGTCTGCGTCCTCGAACAAACGCATCAGTTCTCGTCGAAGCGCCGGATGGTTGTCTTTGACCGGCATCAGGTAGTCGCCTCCCGAGTCACGGATCGCCTGCGCCAAGCCACGCTGAGTCAGGAGCGCGTCCACGGTCACCACACAGTGGTCCAGCCGCAACCCCTTGGCCAACTGCTCGGCGACGGGAATCTCGTTGGTCTTGTCGTCCACCGCCGCTTCCGACCAGACCAGCCCGATGTCGTGCAGCACCATCGAGAGGATATGGCAGCCACGGGCGCCCCGCTTCCTGCTGCCCCGGAGCGTCTTGCCATCCATCGCCAGAGCCGTCGGCGAATGGCTCTTGGTGTCCGTCCACTCCCGAGCCCAAGCGTGGAGGATACCTGCGAAGGCTTCCCAATCGAGTCGGCGCAGCACTCGGGAGAACGTCGCCGCACAGGGCGTCTCGGATCGCTCATATCCCAAGGCTTGGGTATACTCGGCGTGCAGCCGTCCCCATTCCGCGATCGCACGAGGACCTTGCGCGCCACAAAGAACCGCGAAGCACAACTGCAGCAGGATCGCCGCCAGAGGATGCTGCACCTTCGACGCTTGGCGTGGATCCGATACAAGCGCTAATCTCTCTGCGAGCGATGGAAGTCGTTGCATCGTGATGATTCCTTTCTCACCCATGACCCATCATCACGATTCTTCCATCGCTCAACCATTCGTGAAACAGCCCTGGTAACCAACAGGAAGGCTTGACACGATGGCGGACCCGTCCACAGGCGACGCCGGTAGAGCTCCCGATCTCAGCGCCAGGCATGTGCCTCTTCCCACCCCATCTGCGTTCTCGCTCTTGCCATTCGAGGAACAGGCGCTGTACCTGTGCCGAGTGGCGCATCTGGCGCCAAGCACACACAACACGCAGCCTTGGCGGTTTCGGATCGACCCTCGACGCGCATCGATCGAGCTATACCTCGACCGCGTCGCCGTATTGCCCGAATCCGATCCCAAGGGCAGGCAGGCGACCATCAGCGTCGGCTGCGCGCTTGAGAGTCTCGTCGTCGCAGCGGAGTGCTATGGCTTGGCGTCAGGGGTCAGCCTGTGTCAGCCAGACCGGGATACGATTCGACCGCTTGAGGACGACCAACCCGATCCGTTGGTCCATCTTGCGACGGTTCAGGTACAGCGGGCTCCTGAGCTTCAACCGTTGGGCGCGGACGATCCGCGCATCCGAGCCATGATCTCGCGCAGAATCGTCCGCGCCGAAATGGATGCGTCCACGCCAGTGCCGCCGTCCCTCGTCCAAGCGCTCACGTCACGATCGCTCGATGGCTTCGCCCATATCCATGCGCTGTCGTCGTCGAGCGTCGCAAAGCGGCTCTTGGCGGAGCTTCAGGGGCAGGCAGACGCGTTCGTCATCAACTCGAGCACGTTCCGACAGGAGCTTGCGTCGTGGTTGTTGCCCAACGACACGCACCTGGATGTCGGCATGCCTGGCATCGGGTTCGGACTCAACGACGACGAAGCGCGACGGATCCACGATGGCTTGGCTGGGCGGATTCCGCTGCGCCCGGAAGACGGTCTCAAGTTCTCCTTGGCTGGCAAGCGCGGTATCGACAGTTCGCCACTCGTCTTGTTGGTGGTCGTGCCGCGAGACGAGGTCGTGGAGTGGCTGAAGGCGGGTCGGGCGATGCAGTGCGCACTACTCGACCTGGAACGTGAAGGGTTCCACGCCGCCATCCACGCTGCCGTGGCGGAAGTACCGCTCATCCGAAGCATGTTCCGTTGGGCAGGAGCCGATGGTGCGCTGGTCTGCGTCGTACGAGCCGGCAGAGCGCGTAACTCGGAGCATGCGAGGCGCCCCTACAGCCCTCGCCAACCCATCGACCGCGTCATGCTAGACGACCTTTCTCAGGAGTAGGTCCACGCCTGGAAGGTGTGTTTGTTGATACGGGCGCGCGGCGGATACACGGCGCCAAGTCGCAAGCGAGCAATCGTCTCTGCGGCAATCGCACCCGCCATGGCAGCCGTCGATCCGAGTTGCGGTACGACCGTCGCCGTCGGCACCTCACTCCGTCCGGCGAGGATATCGCCGAGCTCGTCGCTGCGGTACCCTGGACCGACGAGCGCATCCGCAAACGCGAAGAAGCACGCACGGTCGCTCGGATTGTCCTCGAGTTGGTCGAGAGCGCGGTACACGTCGTCGTCTGACACGCCAAACGCCAGCGGGAAATCGGGGTTCCTGTCGTACGGCAGCACGTCCAACTGCACGCACGATCCGATATCCGTCAGCATGATCAACGGGACGCCGTTCGAGCGACATTCCTCCCTGAGCCGAACCTTCGTTCTCGGGTCATCGACTTCGTCCACGACGACGCTGGCAGCCGGCTCCTCGTCGTTCCCGAGGATGAACCGGCGGATCGTCTCCTCGGTGATCCCCTCGTCATAGACGTAGACCGTCACATACGGATCGATCGAGTAGACCTGCGAGGCAGCGACGCGCGCCTTGTTCCTGAGAGCCGGTGTAAGAGGACTGGGGCGCTGATCGTTGGCATCAACCAGGTCGGAATACGTCAGTCGGACTCGGTTGACGTTCTCCATCTTGAAGACCATCTTGTCGGCGATTTTCAGATGGCTCGGTCGCATGTCCATCGCCACGCTGTGCAGGATGTTGTTGCCGACGCTCCCGCCTGCGACGGCGACGGTTGTGTTCTCGAAGACACGTTGTATCGACTCCCACGTCATCTCTCGACGTGGATCGGTCACCAGTTTGGAGTTGCTCGCGACGGCGACGACGCGGTGCCAATATCGAGAACAGTAGCGGACAAGCTCGTTCCGGTCGGCGTAGTACGCGTAGGTTCCATAATCTATCGCCCCGTCGCCGGCGCGGAGGACGGCGTCCGAGTAGCGCTCCCATTCCGAGTTGAACCGGTCCCGCAGCGTCTCAGACGACCCAAGAACCGGCGAGATGACTGAAGAGGTGAGTCGCTCGTTGAGTCCGAACATGGTCGGTTGCGTCACATCGTATTGGCTCGATGGCGGTATGCACGACGTGCGTCCGCCTTCGTGACGAATCACGGCAGTGCCGTCCGCTTGGAAGGATATTTGACCCAATCGGTGGGCTGTTGGCGCGTCGAACAGCCGAGGCTTTCCGGGGAGATTCGCGTATGCCTGGCGCTCCACCTCCTCCAGCATGCCGTCGATTTCGTCGCTCCAAGCGCGGGCATCGAAGATGTACAGAACAGGCTCGTCCTCAACGACGCGGTCGAGATATGCCCGCAGCCGCTCCCCAGTGATCCTCGCACCCACGAGCTCGCCACGCGCTGTCAACAGGCTTCCGAGCTGTCTCGATTGTGTGAGTCGCACTAAGTTGCTGCCCAGTTCGACGTCGTCGAGTCCGAGGTAGTGCCGCAGCGTAGCGCGAGTCAAAACGCCCTGCGCCAGCAGATCGCCGAGCACCCTTGCCAGTTGGCGCACATCCAGGAAGTACCCGGGGTAATGGTACGCCTCTGCGGATCGGTCGAGCTTCACATCTCGCACGGAAGCAAGGCCGAGCATATCAGCCCCAGTCGTATACCGCGGCACCACCCTCCCGTCTGCGTTCCGTACTGAGAACGCCGACGCAAGCAGCTTGGGATGGCATAAACCGGTGAGATACCGCCACGAACCCCCGTATCTCCGCATCACGTATCCATGCGCCATCGCGAATGCTGCGGCGCTGTACCGAAGCGCCCGACGCGAGTTCGCCTTCCCATCTCCCGCCTCGGTTCCCACGGTATAGGCTGGAATCGCCGACATCCGCGATATGGACACGAGACCGGATAGCCCCGATCTGTCGGAGCCGAGAAGAGCCGTCTCGATCACGTTGCCAACTGGCTGATCCTTGCAGATGCAGTTGTTCAGGTCGGCGTTGCCGTGAGGCAGCCCGTCGCTCGGCACGAACCGAATCGTGAACCACTCCTCCATCGGGAGGGCTGCGTGCGCCGTGTGGCATGTGAATGTGGTTCGCACAAGGCATACGGACGACTTGGCGTCGTACTCGTCCGTCACGGGCACGGGACCATATCTGTCGAACGATCCACGCGCCGCCCAGACGAGGTCTCGCGCGGCGCTATCGTTCCATTCGGGGTCGTAGAGGGCTTTGGCTTCGTACAGACTCATCTCTGCCGACGCTAGCCTCAGCGCGGCGTCAGGCTGCGACAGGCTCTGCCCGAGACGATACAGCTCGTGATGCGAGGCCCCGTGCTCGCAGCTCTCGCTGCTGGGCGTGGCAAGTATCCCAGGTTGTGATACGGACATAGAGTCGCCTCCACACGATGGTCCAGAGATCGAGTCGGACACCATGGAAGGGACCACGCCGTATCATGGCGCAGACTATGCCGGGCTCCCGCGTCGGCAACGCGCGGCGTAGCGGTTGGCGCTTCTTCGTTGCATGAGCCTAGGAGCGCAGCTATACTATGGATTGGATCGTTCGGCGCCTGACTTGGCGTTTCGATCAGATCGCGAAGCGCACGGCCGAGGAGGCGGGTGATGCTTGCAGCACAGCCCCAGATGGGCCGGATGGCTGTTCTTTACGTCGAGGACAGCGCTCCCGATGCGACGTACATGAAGGAGTTGCTTGGGGAGGCCCTCGGTGGCGCTGTTGACGTCACGTGCGTCGAGGACCTCGGGAAAGCCCTTCGATACCTGCGAACGTTTCGGCCGACCGTCATTCTGTTGGACCTGTACCTACCCGACAGCTCGGGGCTGGAGACGGTCTCGCAACTCCATGCAGTCGCGCCTGGTTTGCCGATTGTCGTCGTGAGTGGCGCCGACGAGGAGTCTTTGCTCGCAAATGCCGTCGAGGCAGGAGCTCAGGACTACCTGCTCAAGGGTCACATCGACCAAGAGCGGCTGCTGCACACGATCCGATTCGCTATCGAGAGGCAGCGGATCCAGAACGAAAGATTCGTAAGCCTCGAGGAAGCTGCGCGTCTCCTGAATCCAAGGAGACTGTCGTCCATCGAAGCCAACGTAGACTCCCTCCTGGACCGACTCGGGCAACCCCCAGACCGAGACACCGACTGACTGAACGCGCCGCTAGATCACGGCTCAGCGTCCTCTGAACCAGCCGCTGAGCTCCGCGAACGGTCCGTGCTCGGGCCCGTGTCGCTCTACACGTGGCTGGCGCAGCAAGGGTGTGGTTCCTGCCAACGGTTCCATCCGAACGAATGACGCCCACTGGCGATCTCTGGAAGCTGCTCGGCAAGGGGGTCCGTCGAACCCGGAGTGCTGCCAGGTTTTCGTGCGATACCGAAAACCAGCGTCCACGAAGAGCATCCGAAGCTCCCGAGCGATTCCGCTCGTCATCGCACGATGGTATGATGGCAAGGGATTGGCAGACGCGAAGCCACTGCCATTCGCTTCGCCCTTGTCCGGGCAGACTGAGGCGCATACACGGAAGCCATGGAGGATTCGACGACGGGAGGAACCGCCGCCCGGCGCGTGTCGGCGCTAGGGCATGTGCCGGGGAGAGAACATGGCGTTGGCATCGTATCGCAAGACGATACAACGCGTGCTTGGCGCTGGCTGGGAACCTAACAACGGGTGGCGTGCCTGGCGGGAGTCGAACCCGCGGCCTTCAGATCCGGAGTCTGACGCTCTATCCACTGAGCTACAGGCACACCGACTGAGAGAGGGCGATTGCCCACACCTGGAACGATACCGCACGGATTCGCCTTGTGCAAGGCGATTGCGGACCTGCCGCCGTGTCGAGACATCCGTTGAGGAACATGGTGTCGACGGAACTGATTGCTAAGGCTCGCAGCGTCCTCCATTTGCTGGCGGCAGAGCTTGGCGAGCCGCCCGTGGAGGTTTCCGGCGAGCCGCTCGAAGAGCTCATCGCCACGGTGCTCTCGCAGAACACGTCCGACGTGAACAGCCATCGCGCCTACGATTCCCTCCGCCGGGCGTTCCCTCGGTGGAGCCGGGCTCGCGACGCCCACATCGACGACGTCATCGAGGCGATCCGATGCGGCGGGCTCGCCGAGACCAAGGCAGCCACCATTCAGGCGATACTGCGCGGGATCGGTGTGGAGGATGGAGAGCCGTCGTTGAGCGGATGGCTCGATGGCGACGATGCCGCCGACATCGCACGACTGACGACGTTCAAGGGCGTCGGCGTCAAGACTGCCGCATGCGTGCTCCTGTTCGCGCTGGGTCGCGATATCTGCCCTGTGGATACCCACGTGCACCGCGTCGCAAACCGGCTGGGACTCGTGCGTACTGCCTCGCCGGACGCGACACACGAGGCGCTCCAGCCGCTCGTTCCGCCGGGCAAGGCGTACGCGTTCCACGTCCTGTTCGTGCGCTTCGGCAGGCGCGTCTGCAAGGCGCGAACGCCCTTGTGCGGAACGTGCCCACTGTACGATGAGTGCGAATTCGAGGATCGACACGTGATCGCGTCCGCGTCGGCGCGACTGAGAGGCGATGCACGGTGAGAGTGGCGCGGGAGGTTCCGCTGAACCCGAACATCGTTCTCTACCACGTCGATGTGCCGCAGACGCGCGAGATCGTCGAAGCGTATCGAGTCGGCTTCGACTCCGCTCGCCAGCCCTTCTCGGGGATCATCGACTGCGGCGCAGAGAGCGTGCATGTGACCCGCTATCGTTGGGCAATACGCAAACCTCGGGATAAGGATCCGCTCGACTTCATGGCAGCCGTGGAACCGGGCATCTGCGAATGGGCGGGCATCGACGCGATACCGGCGCTCCGCGAGAGATCGGAGCGGTCGCGCGCGTTCGAGGTACCGTCCGACGCAACGCTTGCCGGCAGACGCGAAGTCTATGAAGGAAGCCGACCGGCAGAACAGAACCCTTTGGCGGCAGCCTTGTTCAATGTCCACGGGGTCGCCGAAGTCATCCTCGATCCTCTCCGCGTGCGGATCTCTCGCGGAGCGCTGTTCGAGTGGAGCGCCCTGGAGCCGGCAATCAGCGCAGTCATCGACAAGTCCCAAGTTCGTTCCGGCGGCGACAGCATCCATGGATCTGTTTGACGCTCTCGCGCAGAAGTCTAGCGACGGCATGCCGTTGGCGGCTCGGATGCGACCCGCCGCGCTGGACGATCTGCTGGGTCAGGAGCACATCCTGGCTCCTGGGAAGCCCTTTCGGCGCGAGATCGAGGCGGACGCGCTGAGGTCGATGGTGCTGTGGGGCCCGCCGGGCTGCGGAAAGACGACGCTCGCTCGTGTGATCGCGAGAGTCACCCAAGCGGAGTTCGAGCCGTTCCACGCCGCCACGTCGGGAGTGCCGGAAATCCGCAAGCTGATCGCCAAGGCGGAGGAACGCCGGAAGTACCATCAGCGGCGGACGATCCTCTTCATCGACGAGATTCACCGGTTCAACAAGGCGCAGCAGGACGTGCTCCTCCCGCACGTCGAGGAGGGTACGGTCATCTTGATCGGCGCCACGACCGAGAATCCGTCGTTCGAGCTGACCGCGCCGCTGCTGTCGCGAGCTCGCGTCATCGTGCTGCGACCGCTCGAGCCGAGACACATCCGCATGCTGCTCGCACGAGCCCTGACGGCGGACGCCGGGCTCCACGCCCTCAACCCCGACATTGAGGACGAGGTCCTGGATCGCATCGTCGAGATCGCCGACGGCGATGCACGCACGGCGCTCAACCTGCTCGAGTCCACCGTCCTGATGGCTCCCGTCGAGGACGACCGCCATGTCGTCAGGACCGAGCACTTCGCAGAGGTCCTCAAGCGCCATGCGATCCCACACGATCGCAGAGGCGACAATCACTACCAGCTCATCTCCGCGCTCATCAAGTCGGTGCGAGGCAGCGATCCCGACGCGGCGATCTACTGGCTCGCCCGTCTCCTCGAAGCCGGCGAGGATGCCCGATTCGTCGCGCGACGGCTCGTCATCTCCGCCAGTGAGGATGTCGGGAACGCCGACCCCATGGCGCTGACTGTTGCGGACGCTGCGGCGCACGCCGTCGAATACGTCGGGCTCCCCGAAGCGCAGATCGCGCTGGCTCAGGCGACGGCGTATCTGGCATCAGCGCCGAAGAGCAATGCCGCCTATTCGGCGTTGCTGCGCGCGCGCCAGGTGGTTCGCGAGCAGCCCCTCTACCCGGTTCCGCTTCATTTGCGCAATGCCGTGACCGCTCTTCAGCGCGAGCTCGGCTACGCCGAAGGCTACCAGTACGCCCACGACGCCGACGACGGATACTTGCCGCAGGAGCACCTGCCGCCCGAACTCACGGACCGGCGGTTCTACGAGCCGAAGGACATCGGAGCCGAAGCCGACATCCGCGCGCGACTGGACGACTGGCGTCGCCGACGCGCCTCTGAGAGGAAGCCGACGAAACGATGAAGCGCTGGCGTGTGCTCATCACCGAGACGATCCACCGAATCGGGACGGATCTGTTGGAACCCGTCGCCGACTGGCGGCTCTCGTCCGCTCCCGACGACACGACGCTCCTGCGCGAAGTCCGCGATATCGATGGGCTCATCCTCCGAGCGCGAGGTTTCGTGGGAGCCGAGGTGATGGACGCCGCCCCGCGCCTGCGTGTCATCGGTCGACACGGCGTTGGCGTCGACAACGTCGATCTGGACGCGGCAACGGCTCGCGGCATCTGGGTCGTCAACACGCCGGAAGCGAACGCCGAAGCCGTGGCGGAACACGTGTTCGGCGTCGTGCTAGCGTTCAGCAAGCGGATCGTCGCCGGCGATGCCGCCGTCCGCGCCGGCGACTGGGCGTACCGGAACCGCGACCACGGGTTCGAGATCCACGGGCTCACGTTGGGTGTTGTCGGTATGGGACGCGTTGGAGCCCGAGTCGCCGCCATCGGCGCGCTGGGATTCGGGCAGCGCGTGCTCTACACGGACGCGGTCGCGCGACCCGACGCCGAGAAGAACCTGGGAGCCCGGCGCGTGACGCTCGACGAACTGCTGACGACTTCGGACATCGTGACGCTCCATGTCCCATCGACGCCCGATACATCCGGCATGATGAACCGGGAACGGTTCCGTCTGGTGAAACCGGGGGCGTTCTTCATCAACGCATCGCGAGGTACGGTCGTCGACGAACCGTCGCTTGTCGAGGCGCTGACGTCGGGTCGTCTCGCCGGCGCAGCGCTCGACGTCTTCGCCGTGGAACCGATCCCGCCCGATTCGCCCTTCCTGATTCTGCCCAACGTGATCCTGTCGCCGCACAAGGCGGGTCAGACCGAGGAATCGATGCGGCGCATGGCGCTCGTCGCCGAAGACATCCTGCGCGTGCTCAAGGGCGAGGAGCCCCGGTATCCCGTCAACCGACCGGAGCGGCTGAAACAGGTGGTATCATGAGCATGCCCGCGCTCGTCGGCATCGGAGTCCTGGCGGGGGTTGTCGTTCCGGTGGTCGTGGCGGCGGCGTTCCGTGCGCTGCTTCGGCGGCGGGCGTAGACGGAGGAACCGCGCATGAACGGGCCCATCGCCCAGTTCGATGAGCACAAGGAAGAGATACGCAACCAACTTGGGCGGGCGATTCGGGGATTCCAGCGGCTGGCGCAGCTCGACCTGGCGGACCTGACCCGCGAGAACGCGACCGAGTTCTACCAGGAGTTCGCCGCGCTCGAAGAGGAGTTCGAGGGAATTGGCGGAATCCTCGACCTGCTGCGACATCGGTTGGTCCTCGCAGGCGATAGCCTGACCGCGCAGCTCGAGCAGATCGGGTTCAGCGGCGCGCCCACTCCGACGGTCGCCGATCAGCTCGACGAGGACGAAGCCGCGCCGCTGAACCAGCGCTAGAACACACCGGTGAGGAGGCAACCGATTGTCGAACGATATACGTCTGCTCGATGACGATCAAGTTCGGCGGTACGAATCCGACGGCTATCTGGTCGTCCACGACCTGCTGACCGACGCCGAAGTGCGCGCCTTTCTCGACCACGAGTCGAAGCCGAAGCCGTCCGAGTGGCATCTGGGGCTCCGCACCCACACGGCAGACCCTC includes these proteins:
- a CDS encoding response regulator → MKRHRTECPQVAEIAAPMERLAYVTVADKCSSIASLRDRLSRILLVDDSRSDTVLIGEALRDAGFTGDIDTAHEPAAALATIASAATPVSVMLLDLHVGNGDGLALLRRMKSTPSLREIPVVAMTDGEDVVTIRQAYQEHANACLVKPTSYVGCLSLAESLVRFWIHTVWALPKP
- a CDS encoding ISAs1 family transposase, with the protein product MGEKGIITMQRLPSLAERLALVSDPRQASKVQHPLAAILLQLCFAVLCGAQGPRAIAEWGRLHAEYTQALGYERSETPCAATFSRVLRRLDWEAFAGILHAWAREWTDTKSHSPTALAMDGKTLRGSRKRGARGCHILSMVLHDIGLVWSEAAVDDKTNEIPVAEQLAKGLRLDHCVVTVDALLTQRGLAQAIRDSGGDYLMPVKDNHPALRRELMRLFEDADGLAITRRSAQTIERNRGRWERRRLTVSPELGDYIAHVYDWPNATQAYHLQRETTRHGQTRRQVEVGLTSLDATIGSPEVLLRLRRQHWHIENRNHRVRDVTYDEDRSQVRCGATPRVLATVRACLLGFLRLNGVDNVARATRRFAAKPQQAWQLRGLIHS
- a CDS encoding response regulator translates to MLAAQPQMGRMAVLYVEDSAPDATYMKELLGEALGGAVDVTCVEDLGKALRYLRTFRPTVILLDLYLPDSSGLETVSQLHAVAPGLPIVVVSGADEESLLANAVEAGAQDYLLKGHIDQERLLHTIRFAIERQRIQNERFVSLEEAARLLNPRRLSSIEANVDSLLDRLGQPPDRDTD
- a CDS encoding endonuclease III, with translation MSRHPLRNMVSTELIAKARSVLHLLAAELGEPPVEVSGEPLEELIATVLSQNTSDVNSHRAYDSLRRAFPRWSRARDAHIDDVIEAIRCGGLAETKAATIQAILRGIGVEDGEPSLSGWLDGDDAADIARLTTFKGVGVKTAACVLLFALGRDICPVDTHVHRVANRLGLVRTASPDATHEALQPLVPPGKAYAFHVLFVRFGRRVCKARTPLCGTCPLYDECEFEDRHVIASASARLRGDAR
- a CDS encoding replication-associated recombination protein A yields the protein MDLFDALAQKSSDGMPLAARMRPAALDDLLGQEHILAPGKPFRREIEADALRSMVLWGPPGCGKTTLARVIARVTQAEFEPFHAATSGVPEIRKLIAKAEERRKYHQRRTILFIDEIHRFNKAQQDVLLPHVEEGTVILIGATTENPSFELTAPLLSRARVIVLRPLEPRHIRMLLARALTADAGLHALNPDIEDEVLDRIVEIADGDARTALNLLESTVLMAPVEDDRHVVRTEHFAEVLKRHAIPHDRRGDNHYQLISALIKSVRGSDPDAAIYWLARLLEAGEDARFVARRLVISASEDVGNADPMALTVADAAAHAVEYVGLPEAQIALAQATAYLASAPKSNAAYSALLRARQVVREQPLYPVPLHLRNAVTALQRELGYAEGYQYAHDADDGYLPQEHLPPELTDRRFYEPKDIGAEADIRARLDDWRRRRASERKPTKR
- a CDS encoding hydroxyacid dehydrogenase, giving the protein MKRWRVLITETIHRIGTDLLEPVADWRLSSAPDDTTLLREVRDIDGLILRARGFVGAEVMDAAPRLRVIGRHGVGVDNVDLDAATARGIWVVNTPEANAEAVAEHVFGVVLAFSKRIVAGDAAVRAGDWAYRNRDHGFEIHGLTLGVVGMGRVGARVAAIGALGFGQRVLYTDAVARPDAEKNLGARRVTLDELLTTSDIVTLHVPSTPDTSGMMNRERFRLVKPGAFFINASRGTVVDEPSLVEALTSGRLAGAALDVFAVEPIPPDSPFLILPNVILSPHKAGQTEESMRRMALVAEDILRVLKGEEPRYPVNRPERLKQVVS